The DNA window AGACAAGATCATACAATTGTGAGAGTTTAATACCAGCTGTCTGTCTATGGTCGTACTCCACCCCCATTGCCTTGAAAGTGATAGCTCACAACAAAAGGGAAACAAGAGGCTGCTGTTTGAGGCTCTACCTTTTTGAGAATTggcttttggagaaaccaaaaggcTAGCCTAATTGTAAGGCAATTCTTTAATTGATACATGACAAACCCATGTACCAACACGAAACTGATGTCTATGGGACATTGGAAGCTGTTTGTTTGTATGTATTTCTGAGTCTCATAGGGCCCCATTTGACAGATTTTGCTTTGTCTTGCTTCACAGTGAGTTATCAGAAAACTTATGGTGTTGATATCACAGTCTGTGTTTGATAAGGCCCTGTAATCGATAAGTGGTTGTTCTTCTTTGCTATGAGCTTTCCTTGTTATCATTGATTTCTTATCCTTCCTTTGCCTGTCCTGTTACCAATTTAATGCATCACCTCATTCAAATTGCCTTTCAATTTGCTTATCATCCTGTCCTTTGAGAGAGCATTAGGCTCAACCAATCATCTTGTTCTCGAGTGAGAACTAGTACAAACTATAAAATCGAGCTAAGCCaaacgaagaagaaacaaTGCAGAAGGAGgagagaatttaaaattaNaaaaaaaaaaaaaaaaaaaaaaaaaaaaaaaacttacccAAAAAGCCGGcagcaggattcgaacctgtgCAATCGAAAACTTCAACGGATTTCACGCTTGTCTCCTTATCCAATCAGACATattaacattttgttttaaaagcttcaatttttagaaatatactTATCTTAActatcaataattattaaaaacgtCGACAGCAGggttcgaacctgcgcgggcgaagcccaacagatttcaagtctgtctccttaaccactcggacatatcgacATTTTTGTGTCAAaagcttcaatttttgttttacaaactttaattaaaattttaactatcaatattttgaatttgaaattttaactattgatataaaaaaaagaatacagaTATTTCATGCTAACAaactcaattaattattataaattaaaataggaataatataatatcttaaaacTTTGTGATAATCATACTAAACtctttcatataaaatatatttataaattaattaataacagtttatatttaacctaatatttaaaagataattacaattaatttcataatttataaataccattattatttaaattgagaTTTAAACACGTCAAAATGTATGTTTGTAAATTACCTATGCCTTCACATGTTCAAGAGACAATTGTTATAATAGAACCATTGTATATTgtgttattaaaaatatcgacctagattaatttttaatttattattattactatgtAGTAATTTTTAAAGGGATGAAGTGTATCTAGTCATTATTTTACAATTTCCCTCGTGGCCCAGTCTCGTTGAGCCACGTGCCAagccttttttgttttttccaaAACGTTtttacatttcttttcttttatttattttatcttttaccTTTCactcgttttttttaaatgagtaaaagttatattttaatattcaaaatgtgatcaataatttatatatttaaaattaaaattgtttaatatacatttaaattGTGGCAAAACGTTtttacatttcttttcttttatttattttatcttttaccTTTCACTCGTTTTTTTAAATGAGTAAAAAGTTCATTAAAATAtaccataaatattaaaagaagttaatattcaaaatgtgatcaataatttatatatttaaattaaaattgtttaatatacatttaaattGTGGTAACCATGGTTAAATAAAGAGAATTTAATAGATATAAAACAAGtaataaaatacttaaaattgATTCGATATAATTTAGTTATAAGATGTAACAACTTTTTAACCATAGTCAAAAGTTGTTTCTCAGCAATAATAAAGTAGTGAATAATaaactagtttttttttttttgttttttttatgaatgtaTTAACACTCTTTAATTACtattcaattataaatttaaatatgactgttaaattttctaatacaaatttaaaattattttaaaataattcacgCGCTcgttattatttaatattataacatgtgtattaatttataattgaggtttattttttaaaaatatagccGAGGTTAATAggatataaaattaagataaagaCAATCGAAATCATGTTATAAAATATCAAGTGGTGTTAAGGATgagttttgtttgaaaaactTATTGTGTGAACATATTGTAAAATTAAAGCCCCTAAGTTTTGACCTTTAATTTATTGCtttgaattatatttctaTTACTTGATAATcatgtgttttatttatgaaataaagtttaaattatctACGACTTTAAAAACGTGTTTAGTTATTGACCATCCCAgggttaagaaaaaaaaaaactaaaatatagtTATTTACTTCTATGTCATATGTATAGATGTCTTCGTGTGAGAACAAATAaatctctttaaattttttttttttttttttttttaggaatcaatataattttctGCATACACAGAATCAAAAGCGATCCTTATATTCAGTATTGTTTAGACACACAATGGAGATTTGAGTAGGGTCGAAAGTAGTCCAGCTACTCAGTTTCACTTAGACACACACATacaatgaaaatttgagtAGGGTTGGAGGCGGTCCTTGTCATGAGTCCGGTTTAGCTAACGGGAAAGACTTTCACTCCACTACTTCATTATTAGTTTAAACAACGATTTCTTATATGCATAGCCGAGTTAAATAGATATATTGTGTTACACTcgtacataaatattttttgtctCGGAGTCCactatgttattttaaatccCTATAAATGCAtaatattcttcttcaattaaaATTGACTTTTTGGTCACACATTGTATACAAAATAATCACCTACTTTTTACTGGttctttactatatatatatatatgttttcttAATTCAACCATGGTCCAGTCTAAAGGGAgggttcatttttttcttacataCTCGGCACTTGCCCTTTCTTTCTCCCCTGTTCCTTGAAATTTCCAAATGTTTgatcaaatataattaaaatatgtacAATAGGAGCTGCTTTCTTTGGTCCTACTTGGACTATTCAAGCACACGTgcccttttccttttgaaaaatcgattaaaaatcatctatatatatatatatggatatATTTCCATGCTTATAAGCTATAAGCTGCATAAACCAAAGAGGCAAACAGAGTGGCATCTTGGACATagatttaagaacaaaaaaaatggtgcGAGCTCCTTGCTGTGAGAAAATGGGACTCAAAAAGGGGCCATGGACGACTGAAGAAGATCAAATTTTGATctcttatataaaaaaacatggcCATAGCAACTGGCGTGCCCTTCCTAAGCTTGCCGGTAAGTTCTTGATCAAATTCAGCCATGGCAGCAATGGCAGCAATGCCcagattctttgtttttaatctCTTTGCTTTTTTAGGCCTTCTGCGATGTGGGAAGAGTTGCAGACTTCGATGGATAAATTACCTGAGGCCCGGTGTTAAGAGAGGAAATTTCACCCTACAGGAACAGAACATGGTTCTTCTGCTCCATGAGAAGCTTGGCAATAGGTATATATATTCAAGTGTAAAAATGGCATTAGAATAAGATGCAGAGAGTGATTTTAATAAGCTTATGAATTCAGGTGGTCAGCCATTGCGGCGGAGTTACCAGGTCGAACGGATAACGAAATTAAGAACTTTTGGCACACCCATTTGAAGAAACGGGTAGTTTATAAACAGAGCtatgtttatgaaaaaaaGTCAGCTGATTCTGCCATTGTTGAAGCCAAATCAAAATCCCAGAAGCTGGATTTCTCTAACCATTATGAATTaccatcttcttccttctacCCTTCACCACTTACAAATTCTCCAACCGGCTGCAACGAATTCCAGAGCGAACAACATATTGAAAtctttgaggcatttcatcaaacatgtGGTGGGCGTTGGCCAGTGGAGCCGTCGACGGCAAATTTCAATGGGGCTTTCAACTCGTCGACGGTCAATGATGAGGAACGAGACCAGTGGCCGTCGTTCAGAGCCATGGACGATAGTATGGAGTTTTGGTATAGCGTGTTCGTTAAAGCCGGTGGGTCGCCGACCGACCCTGCATTTTAGTTTCACAGGAGCGTGCTCTATATGGGATACTGGTGTAAATGGTGAATTAGATAAGGATAGGAGGGTATAATTGGAAACGAAAAAAAGCCTTCTGCTCATCCATTAACCTTTTTTAGTCTACGGTCAATGACCAACAATATctaaaggagaagaaagtgTCGTCGGggtaatttacttttttatccctcctttactttttttttcttttaaatattttttaaggatAAGTTGggttaatattaaaaaaatgtccgACAATTATTTTGTCACTGTGCCGTCATGCTTTCAactatttcattattttttaattatggttaattatttgaattgtttttttttttttaagtcggTTTGGTTTATAAAAAACCGAACCGCGTACTTATGTATTTACACAGGCCCAGCTTTTTACCCTAGCAGGCCGGTCCATCATACTCCATGAAGTCTGCGGCCCATCACAGGCCCACTTCAttcatgaaaaggaaaatcaataataaaaggaaaaaggtcATCATATTCCTGGCCCATCCATCATATTTCTCTTTGTCGTTCTCTTATCGCGTTACGCGCCACCTACCCCTTCGTTATCGGCACCGCCATACCAGCGCGCCGCTCCGATTTACTCATCCGTCGCGCCCAGTGACGCTTCAGGTCCTTCCCTCTCGCCGTTCCTGCTTTGTATCCGCTGCTTCTTTTTCGATCTTCTCCATCTCTCAATCTAAGGTACTTTCCGGTTCCAATCTCTGTGACGTCTGCTAAATTGTTGTGCGATTATGTTTCGAAACGGAGTTCGATCGGTTTGGTTGAAGGTATCTTGTGCGGGATAATTAATAATGGACTGTTTAGGGTAATCCTTCAAATCCGCTTCGATTTCTGTATTAGGCGAACACTGGGGAAATCGGATCTGTATTGTAGATTGGGTTCACCTCATCttagttttataatttgacATTTAAAAATCATCGTATACTATTTGCTTCCTCTATTCTGTACGTCTATTTGAAAGaagtataaagaaaaataaaatcggtGTTGAGGACTACCCTACTACCTTAATGTTGTTATTCATATTCCATCTCCCATTCATAAAACGGCGGTATCTAGTTGGTCTCCGTATTATCTCGCTCTGCCTCCTGCCTATTCGATTGCATTTTCGTTCTGGTCCTTTCTGGGAGGGTTGCGGTTGTGAAGTAGGCTTCTTAGGTTTGTTCATATCGCCTATTTAATCAATCTGTAAGCCATAgtcatattcaaaattcttttgagggttttacttattttcctcatttaatATCTATCCCTTTTGCATTTTCTTGTATGTATTTTCTTGGAAGATTAAATTTCTACGTGTTGTTGACCTCAATCCGCCGCCATAGCTATATCACTgacctttgttttcttttcttctttggctAGGGTTCTCAATAACTTCGGCGTTACTCTCAAATATCCCTTCTGTTTCTGCTGAAGATGGCGACTGCATCAGGTATACTTCGAATGCAATAAGTTgacctaaaaaagaaaagtctcGGTAGAATTATGAACATAGTCTCacctttttgtctttctcGACATTTTTTTTGAGAGTGGAATTATTTAACCAgatgttgttttgtttcttcttaaTATTGTTGAAAATAAGTTCCGACCAGTGAGGGTATTAATCTCGGGTGATAGTGGTTACCCTATTAAGTTAGAGCAGAGTGCTCCCACTTTATTACTGTTTTGATCGACTCTTTGGTCTGTATTGCAGTTGCTTTCAAATCTAGGGAGGATCATCGCAAACAACTGGAATTAGAGGAAGCACGTAAAGCAGGGCTTGCACCAGCTGAGGTTGATGAAGATGGGAAAGAAATCAACCCTCACATTCCTCAATATATGTCCTCTGCACCTTGGTATCTTAATGCTGAGAGACCAGTAAGTTTCGCTCTATCCCCATCTTTCTGGATTTTATGTTGGTCGTTCACTGGTTTAAtttctttggattttgttCCAGAGTTTAAAACATCAAAGGAAATGGAAATCAGATCCAAATTATACAAAATCCTGGTATGACAGAGGTGCAAAAATACATCAGGCAGACAAGTATAGGAAGGGTGCGTGTGAAAAGTAAGTCAGATGTCTACCTCCTTGTCCTATGACTTTGGGCGTACAAGTTATTACTAATAAttgtttctttaataaaaattgtcgGACATTGAATTAGGATTTTAAGTTGTTATTCAATATTCTTCTGTGTAAAAAAGGTGTCCATCATATTTTTGGTTAGAATTGGGGAGTTTCTTTTGAACGTGGATGGCTAAGTTTTCTATAAGGGAGCCAGAACTATTGCTGTCTCTCTTGCATGAGTATCTATAACGTTTACATATTAGTGCCAcattacaataattttatatggtCGTGTCTAGGGAAAGGAATCTTTAAAGTCTCTGTGGTTGTATAACATGGCTTATGAGTGCATTTAAAACTCATTTACAATTTGTGGGTTTGAAAATGAATCGTATTTTGGGCGAACATATTTTTGTCCATAAACTTTTAGATTGCTCTACTTCTTCAGCTGTCtcagaaagaaaatttaaaaataaagatcaGATAACTGATCCGCCTGCTAAGATGTTGGTTATGTTGGCTGCTTTCAGgatctaaatttaattattttgaagatGAGTTTgctctttgattttcttccaTGTACAAGTGCAGATTAAATTGGTCACCCTTAGGTCTCACTTGTCAATACATGATCCAGCATTGACATTAAACTTTCATTTGTTGCTGTACAAATAGGCCTAGTCTAAAATATTATGGGTTTGGGATCATGATCttaacttggtttaggttttGTTATGTACGGAAATTCCCTATCTGTATTAATTTTCCTGACCTACAGTTTATACTCATTTTCTGTAACTGTTTAATTAAGTTTTCTTATGAGTTACGTgtctcatatattttattgctTGTCCAGTTGTGGAGCAATGACACATGATTCAAAGTCATGCATGGAAAGGCCCCGAAAGGTAGGAGCGAAATGGACAAGCATGCATATAGCACCAGATGAAAAGATAGAGACATTTGAACTAGATTATGATGGAAAAAGGGATCGTTGGAATGGGTATGATCCAGCAACCTATGCTCGTGTCATTGAGAGGTATGAGGCTAGAGATGAAGCAAGGagaaaatttttgaaagaacAACAGCTGAAAAAattggaagagaaaaataacaaGCAGATTGAAGATGCTGAAGTTAGTGATGAAGATGAGGACGAAGATGATTTGAAGGTTGATGAGGCAAAGGTTGATGAAAGCAAACAAATGGACTTTGCAAAAGTTGAGAAGCGTGTTCGTACTACAGGTGGTGGAAGCACGGGAACTGTAAGGTatgttttttaatacttttatgtttgtttatcCTTTTATGTCTCCGTTGCTTTGCTCTTTTCTAGAGTGTCCGAGTGATGTACTAATTATCTCTTCACATCGTAGGAACTTGCGTATTCGGGAGGATACAGccaaatatcttttaaatcttGATGTCAACTCTGCTTATTATGATCCCAAAACTCGGTCCATGCGTGAAGATCCTCTTCCTGATGCCGATCCAAACGATAAATTTTATGTGGTGAGTATCTGAAATATTATCATGGAATTTCTATTTGTACTCAATTTTAGCCAAGTAATAGTTATATGTCAGAGTggatataattttttcaatcatCTTTGTTAAAATAGGGTGATAACCAAAATAGAATCAGTGGACAAGCTTTGGACTTCAAGCAACTCAATGTGCATGCTTGGGAAGCGTTTGACAAAGGACAAGATATCCATATGCAAGCTGCTCCTTCACAAGCTGAACTTCTGTATAAGAACTATAAGGTTATTAAAGAGAAGTTAAAGTCGCATACGAAAGATGCCATCCTGGAGAAGTATGGGAATGCTGCCACTGAGGGAAATCTGCCTCGGGAACTTTTACTGGGACAAAGCGAGAGGCAAGTTGAATATGACCGTGCTGGCAGAATTGTTAAAGGCCTGGTATGAAATTTATCCAAAcagttcctttttttttttttcacaataGCGGACTTTTTTGAGTATACTAATTTTTATTCCTTATGTTGGGATCCGATGATCgactttttagaaaatatgcTCTTGATATCCAAGTTCTTGGAAATAAATGTTGTCTAtccaataatttataaaataaatgttatgcCTAAAATTTATCATTCATTAGGTGTATTCAATAGTATTTACTAATTCTGATTTAGAAATGTTATTTTCTAGTGTCTCTATTTGTTTCACTTGTTTTCTGAAACAATGAACCAATTAGATAATGGTTACAATGCACAGCCGAAAGGTGGTTTACATAGTAGTTAATGGAGTCATACAACCCAAATTTTGTTTAGCCCTTCAGTAAATTTTACCTTCTCCAACTCACCTGATACTATTTGGTTAACGCCTATAAAGCCCATTAAAGTTCTAGACAAATGGTCGGAGTGCTTTCCActcaaatgtcaaattaaaaaaagttagggCTGAGATTAGTCATTGTTTCTGTATTTTGTGCATCTCattctcttcatttttattctgTTGACTCTGTTGGCTCTGTGCATGTTTTAGATGTGTGAGAGAAGCTTAAGGATTGTGATTACTGATTGATTGTGAATGATGCTTGATTTCTTctgattctttttttcctctttgaaGGAGATGGCTCTTCCCAAAAGTAAATATGAGGAAGATGTTTTCATTAATAACCACACGAGTGTTTGGGGCTCATGGTGGAAGGATCACCAGTGGGGATATAAATGCTGTAAGCAAACCATCCGGAACAGTTATTGCACTGGGGCTGCTGGAATTGAGGCTGCTGAGGCAGCAGCAGACTTAATGAAGTCTAATATTGCTCGTAAAGCATCTTCTGAAGGTTAGTACTTTGGAACCggtattattgatttttttgaaaaaaaaaaaattctggaACGCCTTCCTGAATGTGGTAAAACCTAAATGACCTGGACTTTCTTGTATTTACATATTTCTGTTGTCATTAGTTTGGCTGATGTGTGTCCCTTGCACTGAAGCAGATGTCCCCTGTCCGTAgcactaaatatatataatgctTGCTtagatataataatatttaaaaatatgaatttctttctttacatgTGTAAACATTGGTTAGGCATCAAATGCTGTTATCTTCATGAAATCGTTGAAATCCTGAATGGTTTTTTGACATCATCACTACACAGATACACCAGCCCCAGCTGAAGAGAAAAAGCTGGCAACTTGGGGAAGTGAAATACCCGATGATATTGTCCTCGACCAGAAGAAGCTTACTGAATCTCTGAAGAAGGTATGACATTTAATAATCGCCCCTCGCAGTAATAATGTAATGTGTTATTAATCAGATTTTGTTAGACTGAAATCTAATTGCCCCCCTACTAGCCTCCTCCAAAGCCTGTAATttgatgtatatatattataaatggttTTATTGTCACTTGTTTCTTACATGAGATTTTCTGTTTTGCAGGAGGatgaaagaaggaaggaggagaagGATGAAAGAAAGCGTAAATATAACGTGAGATGGAATGATGAGGTATATAATTTTCTCTTGCTTTTTAATCAATAGGTTTCTTTATCTTTGTTTGGCTCAATATATAATGCTGCGATGTGCCCGCCTTTGTGCAGGTAACTGCGGAGGACATGGAGGCTTATAGGATGAAAAAGGTGCATCATGATGATCCCATGAAGGATTTTCTTAACTAAGTTAGGGAGCCTACTTGtattgtaaatattttagtCGCTTCGCTTGGAGTCCTTTTAACATTAAGGAACTAGCCGTCAGAATTTTCAGAACTCAGGTGTTTGGTATCTTTGCTTTGTACTTCAATGTGTAATTGTGAGGATCTGAGGAGGTACAACAATGGCCCGACTCGTGTATTATTAAGCGTGTGGATTAGTTACTCTTTTTACTGTTGATAACGGTCATGTAATTCTTTAGAAGGGTTACTGGGAAATGCAggcacatatatatatatatattaaaaaattacaagtcCCGAAGAATCttgaataaacaaatatacTTCCAAATAAGAAATGAAAGCGAAGAAtgggaaattttttttctgCGTGACTCagacaatttttttgttgtatacTAGAGTCTGAGAGATCTAGTTTCAAGAAATAGTAAATGATCTTCTCAATACACGAATGTACAATTTACCAAGGATTTCAATTGCGCTTATATTCATCATGGATTTCAATTGCGCTTATATTCATCATGGTGAATTGGGTTTAAGCATTCTCAGCCCCTTCTCATCAATTAACTCCTACAATTAACTCCTATAATTGCGCTTATATTCATCATGGTAGGAATTGGGTTTAAGCATTCCCAGCCCCTTCTCATCGATTAACTCCTACGAAGgagtttcaataaatttctaGATCTCTGAGATGAATGCAATACTTCATTAAATATGTTGTAGGAAATGGGTAGtatcatttccattttcattgtAATAGGGTGGTATCCAAACTCGATTCAGTGGGCAACCTCTGGATTTGAAGTTACAGAACGTGCTTGCTTTGCTATGGCTCACTGGAAtatactttattatttatattaagatacTAGCAGATTACAACAAAgtcgatatgtccgagtggttaaggagacagacttgaaatctgttgggcttcgcccgcgcaggttcgaaccCTGCTGTCGacggttttttatttttcgaaatGGTTGGGGGAGCAGATAACTACGTCGGACGACATGTCGTTCACGCTACTGATAATCCACTTcaagaattttcttttgcgGCCCCTACTATCGGTCTCCGTCGCAGAagcttctttgttttttcgtAAGGATTCCTCAGAAAATCCAGGAAACTTATCGCGCGTTTGAAATTCACTCTCACATACATGGTAGGTAAGGGGTAATATCCAGTTCTGTGTCTTTTGACTTCTTCGTTTCATCTCTGTTCGAAACTCTTCTCGGTTAAGAAATTGGAAATCAATCGCAagcatcttttatttttcttttttaatttttgggaaAAAAATGCGATTGGTTTCCCTTAATTATTCTTCGGCCCCACATTCTGGATCGATTTAACCTGAAATGCTCCATTGACTTGATTCCGTCGGAGTTTGGGCTGCTCCCATTGCTGCAGAGGGGTCTTGAACTGGATTCTCCAGGGCGAAGTCCTGGTTTTCTTTCATCCCGATTGAACTTATTTGATTAATTCTTGTGGGTTGAAGTGGAATGGGGCAACAGCAATCGAAAGACGAATTGTTGTACCAGCAAGTTAGCTATGGCAACTCAGAAGGGATTAAAGCCCTTCACCGAGAGGGTGCAGGCCTTGAGGTGATTATTCAATTTGATTGTTCTCTTAAAAGTATATGATTGTTAGCAGTTGGTGCTCATGTTCTTACTTTCATGATATGTTCAGTGGATCGATAAGGAAGCGAAAACCCCCTTGATTTTGGCCTGCATGAGTCCTGAGCTTCACAACGTCGCGAGAACTTTGATAGAACTTGGTGCTAACGTTAACGCGTATCGGCCTGGTAGTTTCCTTATCTGGGTGTCTCAGCAACAGGACTTTCAATTTGATATCTTCTCATTGCATTTAGTGTTAAAACACTTTTCAATGCATTTTAGGTCGTCATGCTGGCACTCCTTTGCACCATGCAGCTAAAAGAGGCCTTGACAACAATGTCACTTTACTTCTTTCTCATGGAGGTTTGTTGTACTCTCTCCATATCAACACAATATTTGAAAAGTCTTGTTTATTTTCATGAAGTTTATGgaaatttttgttataatatcCAGCAAATCCTTTGATCATGAATGATGATTGTCAGAGTCCTCTTGATGTTGCTAGAGCAAAAGGTCATAGCAATGTCGTTCGTACGATCGAGGTTTGTTTACCTTATAATTcaatctaaattttgtttcaatatGATTATTGAAGCTTATGTTTTGGGAGTTGTTTGCAGAGtcatatttgtttgttttcggGTTGGTTGCGGGAGTTCTATGGACCGGGATTTTTGGAACTACTGGCTCCTCAACTAGTTTCAAAGAAAGTGTAAGTACTTCATTCCCATGATTCCAAATTTAAGGTTGTTCTTTTCCTAGTTCTATGTTCATGGCTTGATGACCCG is part of the Cucurbita pepo subsp. pepo cultivar mu-cu-16 chromosome LG03, ASM280686v2, whole genome shotgun sequence genome and encodes:
- the LOC111790177 gene encoding transcription factor MYB30-like, with protein sequence MVRAPCCEKMGLKKGPWTTEEDQILISYIKKHGHSNWRALPKLAGLLRCGKSCRLRWINYLRPGVKRGNFTLQEQNMVLLLHEKLGNRWSAIAAELPGRTDNEIKNFWHTHLKKRVVYKQSYVYEKKSADSAIVEAKSKSQKLDFSNHYELPSSSFYPSPLTNSPTGCNEFQSEQHIEIFEAFHQTCGGRWPVEPSTANFNGAFNSSTVNDEERDQWPSFRAMDDSMEFWYSVFVKAGGSPTDPAF
- the LOC111790178 gene encoding pre-mRNA-splicing factor SLU7-like encodes the protein MATASVAFKSREDHRKQLELEEARKAGLAPAEVDEDGKEINPHIPQYMSSAPWYLNAERPSLKHQRKWKSDPNYTKSWYDRGAKIHQADKYRKGACENCGAMTHDSKSCMERPRKVGAKWTSMHIAPDEKIETFELDYDGKRDRWNGYDPATYARVIERYEARDEARRKFLKEQQLKKLEEKNNKQIEDAEVSDEDEDEDDLKVDEAKVDESKQMDFAKVEKRVRTTGGGSTGTVRNLRIREDTAKYLLNLDVNSAYYDPKTRSMREDPLPDADPNDKFYVGDNQNRISGQALDFKQLNVHAWEAFDKGQDIHMQAAPSQAELLYKNYKVIKEKLKSHTKDAILEKYGNAATEGNLPRELLLGQSERQVEYDRAGRIVKGLEMALPKSKYEEDVFINNHTSVWGSWWKDHQWGYKCCKQTIRNSYCTGAAGIEAAEAAADLMKSNIARKASSEDTPAPAEEKKLATWGSEIPDDIVLDQKKLTESLKKEDERRKEEKDERKRKYNVRWNDEVTAEDMEAYRMKKVHHDDPMKDFLN